The sequence TCCTTCTAATCGCAGATCCAAAGTTTTAATCACaatttttcaaattcttcttggaTTACTTGTCACATGGGTTAAGGTCAAGTGACTATTATTCAATTCTTTTGTGACCAAATTCGCATGTAAATGTGTGAAGTTTTAAGAGGCAACTAGGAATTGTAAGTGCATCAGAAAGTTATGCTACACAGTTTCAACACAACATATCACAATATGTAATGCATTATGTCTAAGTCCTAAAGATGCAAATGCATGGTAGGTGTTGttcgagatgttgtaacatctgagaCAACATCCAAGAACGATTAGACAGAacacatgctgagagatttcctaaggttggagaacctctcaaaatctaatGCTTTGGTGAATATGTCGGCCAGTTGGTTATTTGTATCAACAAACTCCATTCGAATCAATCCTTTTTCTACAAGAtctcgaataaaatgatgtcttatgtcaatgtgctttgttcgagagtgttgtactggattttttgaaatgttaatCGCACTAGAGTTGTCACAGTACATAACCAAAGGTTCACTCTTTAATCCATAATCTTctatcatttgattcatccacaAAAGTTGAGTGCAACCACTTCCAGCTGCCACATATTCAAATTCAGCGGTTGAAAGTGACACACAGTTCTGTTTTCTACTATGCCATGAGATCAAATTATTCCCAAAGTAGAAACAACCACCAGAAGTTCTCTTTATATCGTCTAAATAcccagcccaatcagcatctgaAAACCCAACTAGATTTGAGTTGGTTTCGTGTGTATACCATAATCCTAAGTCAATGGTTCCGGCTATGTATCGTAAGATACGTTTTACGGCGAAATCTTAGGATTAGATTGGTATCTAGCACATAAACAAACACTAAAAATTAAGTCAGGACGGCTAGCCGTCAAGTACAAGAGACTTCCTATGATGCTGCGATATAGGGTGTTGTCAGCATTTTCGGCAGCATCgtctttggataatttttcatttgagcCCATAGGTGTCTTCATGTGCTGGGTGTTCTCATTAGCAAATTTCTTTATCAGATTTTTGGCGTACTTACTTTGGAACAAAAAGATGCCATCATGCATTTGTTTGATTTGTAAGCCAAGAAAGAAATGTAATTCACCAACCATACTCATTTCAAATGTAGTAGACATgcattcaacaaaatcattaGCATGCTTTTGAGATCAAGAACCGAAAatgatatcatccacatagattTGGCAAATAAGGATCTCACCTTTGGATTTTTGAATAAACAAAGTCTTATCTACCTCACCTCTTTTGAATCCAATTTCGAGTAAGTATTCAGTCAGTCTGCCATACCAAGCACGAGGTGCTTGCTTCAAGCCATAGAGAGCCTTTTTTAACTTGTACACGTGATCAATATTATGTGGATCTTCGAATCCTTTAGGCTGTCTAACATATATTTCTTCACACAAGATACCATTCAAAAATGCacttttaacatccatttgaaacaatttgattttcataaagCATGCAATGGCTAGCAGAAGTCGGATTGACTCAATGCGGGCAACAGGTTcaaaggtctcatcaaaatcaaccccTTCAACATGTGTGTACCCTTGAGAAACCAACCTTGCTTTGTTTCGAATGATGTTCCCTGActcatcagttttatttttaaaaatccattttgttcCAATTATATTGCCATGATCAGGGCATGGAACCAAAGTCCAAACATCATTTCGAATAAACTCTTCAAGCTCATCATGCATAGCATTGATCCAGAACTCATCTTTTAGTGCTTCATCTACATTTTTGGGTTCAAGTTGAGATACAAAGCATGAAAATCTGACCTGTGAGTACATGGTACTCATGCACACTAGTCCAACCATTTTTCGATAGTCAATTTTGTCTTTCTTTCGGGTTTGAACTTCTTCACGCATCCCTCCAATGATTTGAGATGATGGATGGTTCTTTTGGATTTTGATTGGAATACTTGGTCCATCATCTACTGTCTCATCATCGCTGTTAGCATTTTCTTGTAATTCGGTGACTTCAGTGTCACATGTTGTACCAGATATTGCAGCATCTGGGGCAACATCTGTATTTTTCAGTGGTATTTGATTTTCCAGAAGGTCTTCAACATCATCTTCAACAGTTTTATTCTTGAGATCTGCacaatcatcaaaaacaacattaatagATTCCACAATAGTCCTAGTTCGTAAATTAAACATGCGATAAGCTCGACTATTAGTGGCATATCCCAAAAACAAACACTTATCACTCTTTAAATCGAACTTAGCAAGTTGATCCCTGTCATTCAAAGTGTAACACACACaaccaaaaatatgaaaatatttaaggttAGGCTTTCTTACcatgattatttcataagaaGTCATGGTTAATCCACTTCTTAAATAGACCCTATTTGAAATATGACATGCTGTATTAAGGGCTTCTGCCCAAAAACGCTTTGAGATATTCTTTGAAGCTAGCATCACCCTTGCCATTTCTTGCAACGTTCTGTTCTTATGTTCGGCAATGTCATTTTGTTGTGGCGTTTTTGGTGATGAAAATTTGTGTGAAATACCTTTCCTGCTACAGAAGGATGAAAATGAAGTGTTTTCAAATTCTTTACTGTGATCAATTCTGATCTTTCTTACCTTCAAATTGTGGAAGTTGGTGATTCTTTTGATCAGATTTTTGAATGTATCGAAAGTATCTGATTTCTCTCTAATAAATCTAACCCGTGAAAAacgtgagaaatcatcaacacaCACAAAGGAATATTTCTTACCTCAGAGGCTTTCAACTTCCATAGGGCCCATAAGGTCCATGTGTAGTAACTCCAGACAGCGTGTTGTCCCAGATGTTGGCAACATTGGATGCGACACGCGAATCTGTTTACTTTTTTGGCAATCTCCGCACACATATGGTATACCAGAAGAGAGATTAGGCATACCTCTAACAGCATCATACTTACTCAAGTTCTTTAAGGTTTTAAAGTTACATGGCCGAGTTTTTGATGCCAAAGATCGAGTTCAGTAATTtgtgcatgtttgcatgaaagttCTTCACCTATTTGATAACAATTATCTGAAGACCTTGTACCTGTCATAATGCATATATTAGCttcatcaaaaacttcacaGGTATGTTTATCAAACTTCACATGCAAATTATCATCACACAATTGGCTTAtgcttatcaaatttgaatttaatccttcaacatgaagcacattgtggaGCTTTGGTAGTCCTTCAACATTCAAGGTTCCCTTTCCAACAATCTTTCCTTTAGCTCCTCCTCCATAGGTTACTCTACCACATTTTTGATCAACATAATCGATGAGATATTCTCGTGATCCCGTCATGTTgcgtgagcttccactatcaaagtacCAATGACCTGCAGTGTTAGTTTTCAATGAAGTATAGACAACATTACAGTGAGTTTTTACCTTTTGTACCCAAATTTGTGTTACTGTAGGTCGGTGGTAGGAGGTGTTGCGGGAAATGTTGGATAACATTCGGGGCAACATCTGACTTGACTTTCGATACATGCAGTCATCCAAGAGCTTAAAACAATAGGGCCTGATATGACCAGGCTTAAAGCAGTAATGACATACATACCTGCGTTTTCTCTTTTTTGGAATAGGTGCAGCAGGTTGTCTTTTGAAGCCTAAGCTtttcttgtcatctcttcccatcaaaagtatggaTTCAAGTTTTGATGTGCTCTTATTGAACTTGGACAAggtttcagttgccttttgAAGCTCATCCTTAGTCTTGCATAGTTCCAAATCCTTTTTGCTCAGAATTACTTCAAGTTTGGCAACCACAGCTTTTAGATCAGTGTTTTCCTTCATAAGAGTAGAATTCAGCTTGTTTCTTTTGGTCCAATCTTCAAACAGCTCTTCATATAGCTTTTGTACACTCTCAAGAGTGATTTCTTCATCatcagcttccaaatcatcatccGCACTTGAGTTTCCagaagttttgaattttaaacaGATTGATTTTTCGCAGATGTTGCGGCCAGGTGTGGCAACACCTAGGGCAACACCTAAAGGATTCACCTGCAGCCAGCGTCTTTCTGTCAATAATGCAGTCAGGGAGGTATGATTTTCTTCCTCGGTAGGTTTTTCCTCTGCATCAGATTCTTTATCGCTTAGGGAAACATTGTAGCATTTATTTTTTCTCAATCTGTTGGCACATTTATTGGCATAGTGACCGAAGCCTTTACATCCCCTACACTGCACTGAATCATACCTGTTGGAATTGTATTGTCCCTTGCCTTCATCCCTTGGTTGAAACTGTTGCTTCGCAGGGAGCTTTTGTGACCTTTCAGGTGCAGGAAGACTTGGAAATTTTGAGGATTGTCCAGCTTTCTTATATCTGATTCTTTTCAAATAATCCCCGAATTTCTTTGTGATATAAGCGATGGAATCCTCACAAAGGTCGGATTCGTTAACTTCTTTGGATATTTGAAGAAGGTCATCATAGGAGTCATTAGAGACTTGAAATGCTATAGTCTTTCCCTTGTCTTTCTTCTGCATGTACATGTTTATTTCAAAGGTGCGGAGTGAACTCATCAATTCTTCCAGTGCCATTGAAGTTGTGTCTTTAGCTTCATCAATTGcacatatttttatgttaaacctCTCGGGCAGGGATCGGAGAACTTTGCTGACCAACCTTTCATTCAATATGGGATCACCTAGACTGAAAGCTTCATTCGCAATCTCCCTGAGACGTCGATCATAATCTGTTATAGTTTCGGTTTCTTCCATTCTCAGGTTCTCGAACCTTGAGGTGAGCATTCTCAACTTTGTCCTCCTCACACTTTCCGAGCCTTCACAATGCTTTTGAAGAGTTTCCCATGCATCCTTGGCAGAAGTGCAGTTCGTAATCAAGGTGAACATGTTCATGTCCACAGAAAAGAAGATCGCATTCAGTGCTTTTGAGTTGTGATTCGAACTTTGTACTTCATCAGCAGTCCAGTCATTTTCTAGTTTTATCAGGCTGTCTCCGTCTTCGTCTTGCTTCTTGGGTGGAGTCCATCCATTGATGACACGTTGCCATGCTCTTTCATCTATGGATTTTATGTAGTACCTTATTTTTACATTCCATAAGCCGTAGTTAGTTCCATCGAGGACCGAAGGTCGAAGTACTGCATTGGCAAGTGATGTGTCCATTTGAATATGTctgtcaaacaaaacaaaaaccagaatcagcacttagtatatcaagagtaggctctgataccagttgttagGAATTATGTTGTTTGACAGTTATGAATAAATACGTAAACAGCAATTAAAATAGCAACtctgtgttttatcagaattaggtgttgtgccagatgttacaacatctcggacaacatgcagcggaatattaatttttatagcACAAAtcgactttaaataaataaatggacaagattaaatatgcacaagtataaatacttgtgcggtgccttatggcaaaaattaatcactagaaaaccaaatcgtttacacaaaaactatcactagtgattaagactaaaatcaatttcctcaacactttgagaaaataaagctttctaaaaaaaacaaataaccagaataaaaagtaaaacaAGAAAGCGAAAACGTGATGCCAAAAGAGAATCCACGaaaacgatcttcagccaacttcttcacggatgttgtctgcagatgttcccaATATTCAAGGCAACACGCGATCACCACTCTTCGAAACCAACATGATCCTTGacaaattatttcttttatattcTCGGCATGCACAAGTGTGTGTACGACTGTTCTCAATGAAGAAGCCGAAAGAAGAGAGAGCCCACCAATGATGTCCTTGATCTCTTTTTTATAGATGTAGACTTTTATCTCCACAAGAAAACCTATAAcataaggaaagtaagagttttgttaaaaataaactCTATTTAACCATTGATATCATATCTCATTAAATCATTCcaataaataacatattttgaCTACTTTTGAATGATTATCTCCTTATCTAAGAAAGgcaaaatcacataaaataatctactcaatcaaatcaacaaggaaaaatatttttaaagaaataattaaaaatctcgAGAATTATAACAATTAAAGTCGAGAATATTGTTTCTCTTcatacaccattagtcctttgacccgagacaatgtagaggctatacgtactagcatgcactttgatccgtttaccgactccattgagggtcatcaggtggcgaggttggatgtagtttcgaaatacataggagaaaatgcattgtagtcggagattcaccgttcgcctacgggtgaagatatcctatgtgatctgatgagttaatagtgcaaggagtctctggccagagcaagaaatgtgctttagggaaagatgttttcctagttgcacataccatgccactattagtactcaaagatagatcgcatcgttatcgaattcatatgcaactctcgatataccaatggttgcagattcgattgagatatatttgttgataggaccgtactgtacgctaaccatgactaaaatttcttgcaggcactatcagtggtacctaggggatcatggggcgatgctactagacgctcttaccatgatccgatgggtgcaatcagaaatgagttctgacattcttgatcaaatagttgatgaaaagaatggggctaactaaggtaaacccgaataagaaaaaatgttattctgaatcacatggagatgtgaacccatggCTAGCTGTATCCTTGAACCATCGAGGGTCACACAGGTATTGGATTCTATGTTcctgttgagatagtcaaatttaaaggagttggaatttggagACTATAGTTTGACNTTTTAATAAAGGAGTTTACAAAACTGACAGTTTCCAAATATGATAACTGCCATATATGGTATGTTCCaaatttggtaaatgaaaatttgatattcgaaattttcgatttttattatatgaacaagatttgtatccttggtacatcggcgctctcggatcatcgatcggggttataatgaattcagaatcatttttttaaatttgaaatttacaaATTGAATGATTatgctagtagtggtgactactaacatgcataaattcCCATATATGTTATAGAGGAGTCTANtcagaatcatttttttaaatttgaaatttacaaATTGAATgattattctattttatttaattaatgtacatatatattgtatatggtgatataaaatatgtgtatatgttattattatatcatgtattattaaaagttaataaatatattatatattaattatgcGAGAGTtttcatataatgaaattattagagttCTTGTGGGAGAGGGACTCCTAATAAGATTAAGAGTCAACCTCTATACACACACCACTAGGACTCATAATTAACAACCattatttttacacaaaaaaccACCACAAATTCTCTCCTCCATTGGTTGAAAAGTCTCGGCCACTTCATTAAAATGGTTGGAAGAAATTTTGGCCAAAAGCAAATTGGATTtactaaattattgattaagaatccataattattgattaatgaTTGGTTAAGAATCAATTAGAAAAAATTCATGATCATGTATCATGGAACCTTCGGCCACCTTGaagaaaattgagaaaaattttCGTCCAAGTGCTACCTTTCACCGCCGTGCCGCCGCCGCTGCACCGCCACctgattttggaaattcgaaAACTACAATCTCAACGCATAAATCTTttggattttctagtgcaaactaagcgaggaaaatatttttcgatcgtggacctaattaggcgatcaaaaGAGAAGAATCTTTCATAGGGATATACAAGAAGGACTATATCCGCCTAAACACAGGAATAGTTAGGAGTCCAGCGTTGAAAatgcaaaggtataattctaaacgtcctatgaatggttttaaacacacgaatttttaaacttccgctgcgtcttgggtgcaAGAATACGATATCCCAACAGGTGCTGGGGAAATGTTGGGATAGTACTGTGGGATGACTCGGAATTTACAAGTATGAAATACACAagcaataaacttaaaatttttagtGATGAGcttgaattttcattttaaaaaattcaaaaattcagcTTGAGGAGCTCGAAACGTCGCAAAATAAGAATGATCAAAATGTATCAGCTCATGGATGCTAACCCCCAACTCAAGAACGCACAAATTTAACTCAAAGAAGCTCATTTCATGTTGTctaaaaagactaaaatttcaGCTAAAGGAGAAGCTAAAAGATGGAAACAATTATGATACTAGTAGCTAACCAAGGTGACCCATAGTTAGCTCAACCTTGACTACCATGAATGAAGAAGTCTTGGGGGTCAAGAAAACGTGTGAAATCGTAACCATTCGGTCAATTTTGGTCTATAAATATTCCGCGCCACAAGTCTTAAAAATAAAGCACACAAAAATCCTCCAAAAATCTTCTCAAATTAGAGCATTCAACAGCAAATAGGGCAACTTTCCAGAATATATGTTTGTTGATGCAGAGGTCTGAATTCGATCTCCATTGTTCAAAATGTATCCAAAAATGTGtttaatattcttttcaaatttcagCTCAATCCAACGTAGATATTTAGACACAACCTTCTCAAGCAGACAACAACAACAACTTCTGTTTGGTGACTTCCTAAATACCCAATCTCCACCGTTAACAATTTGGTTCCCTTCCAGATAAATGTGCCAACCAAATTTCATTTTGATGCGAAGGTTAGATATGTCGTAGCAATTTCTGAATATTGACTAATTTACAGACATGGAATTCCGAAAATTCCTTTCACTCACATCTTTTTGAGTATTCTTCTGCTTGTGGTGTATCAAAATAGAGCAAATTATTGTTCAAGATCGGTCCAAGGAAATCGAGCCACGATCGAACCACGTTCAAGCCACTAGGTTCCACTCATGTACGACCATTTACAACCAACTCTCTTCTCACTCTTTTGACTGTAGAAATtttaagtgggcttatgtattGTTTTAAAGGCTTAagtatgatttgaaatttgatcGATATACTATATGTTTGTTATGCCTTCACTTCCTTTGCCTCTGTTTGTTCCGTTCTAATACTGTTTCGTCCTGTCTATCAAGTTTTGAATCCAAAAATCATTGTTATTATTCGAATTGGAAGTGGGAAGAAAATTGATAAATTTTGTTCTGGCCCCCACACAGTGAATATAAGACCGTGTCCGGCTCCCAcacagtgggtataaaactgtggaTCTCGCCTCACCATATAGAGAAGTAACTTATAGGGAATAGTTCGACCATGGTTAACAAGAAGAATTGCAGTGCTATGCTCTGCTCTGTTTTGTTCTAATATGTTCCGTTCTGTTATGTTTCGATTTCTGATTTTGATTCTGTTTCTGTTCTGATATAAAAAGTTAAGTTTTGAAATATGTCAGAGATATGTAtagaacttttaaaattatgtttatatgtataaattttgttattatgataattGATCAATGTTTGGAATCAGAATTTTGGAGTTTGAAAAATTAAGCGATTGAAGATTGTAGAAATGATCGGCTCAAAACTGAATTCACCCGAACTGAAGTTGCCCGAACTGATAATTAATGTGCTAGATAATTGAAAGCAATCGAACTGATCAAAGCTAACTGAATCTATGAAGATAACTGAACTATCAGTTAAAAGAGTTCAGTTATAAAGTCAACATAACTAATCAGCTATTTACTCAACTGATAATCAGTTGAATACGTCATCAGCTGAAGCGTAGCCAACAAACTGACAATTTGTACAAAGCATACTGTAACTTGTAGTGGGAGCACCGCATATCAGAACGCTACAGTGTACTATTGTTAGAAGAATGTTGACACGTTCAGAAAGgacaaatcaacagatataaatCATTCAAACACATTCAATATTGCCGTTGGAagaaaagcctataaatagccgaaGAGTTCAGCTGAGAAGAAGACTTTTTGGCGAACATTTATTCTGCATGAATTTTTGAATTCAAGCTTTCAAAATCAGTTATgaaaaagctcacgcttatcagATACATTCATATATTTTAGGCTATCTATCGAGCAAAAGCATTAACACATCTTTGTTGTATTCGATCTTttaagatcagttgtgctaagaaatcCGATCAGTTGTTTTCTGATAAATTTGTAAAGATACTAAGAATTTTAGTTTGACAATGTTTAAGACAAAACTGAAGTGAGTTATTACCGTTtctgtaattaatcaaagtcttctattgaaatcatatccttgtgatagaaggggtgacgtatgagcatttgaagtctccgaacatccataaaatctttgtgttcattgtttaaattatttttgagtaCTCAATATGTCAGTCAGTTTGTTTCCGCACTATATTAGataactgattgatatcgacaacaagatttttgaatttagtttatcactaaactaatTCATCCcatcg comes from Primulina huaijiensis isolate GDHJ02 chromosome 17, ASM1229523v2, whole genome shotgun sequence and encodes:
- the LOC140962648 gene encoding uncharacterized protein, with the translated sequence MDTSLANAVLRPSVLDGTNYGLWNVKIRYYIKSIDERAWQRVINGWTPPKKQDEDGDSLIKLENDWTADEVQSSNHNSKALNAIFFSVDMNMFTLITNCTSAKDAWETLQKHCEGSESVRRTKLRMLTSRFENLRMEETETITDYDRRLREIANEAFSLGDPILNERLVSKVLRSLPERFNIKICAIDEAKDTTSMALEELMSSLRTFEINMYMQKKDKGKTIAFQVSNDSYDDLLQISKEVNESDLCEDSIAYITKKFGDYLKRIRYKKAGQSSKFPSLPAPERSQKLPAKQQFQPRDEGKGQYNSNRYDSVQCRGCKGFGHYANKCANRLRKNKCYNVSLSDKESDAEEKPTEEENHTSLTALLTERRWLQVNPLGVALGVATPGRNICEKSICLKFKTSGNSSADDDLEADDEEITLESVQKLYEELFEDWTKRNKLNSTLMKENTDLKAVVAKLEVILSKKDLELCKTKDELQKATETLSKFNKSTSKLESILLMGRDDKKSLGFKRQPAAPIPKKRKRRYVCHYCFKPGHIRPYCFKLLDDCMYRKSSQMLPRMLSNISRNTSYHRPTVTQIWVQKVKTHCNVVYTSLKTNTAGHWYFDSGSSRNMTGSREYLIDYVDQKCGRVTYGGGAKGKIVGKGTLNVEGLPKLHNVLHVEGLNSNLISISQLCDDNLHVKFDKHTCEVFDEANICIMTDLKNKTVEDDVEDLLENQIPLKNTDVAPDAAISGTTCDTEVTELQENANSDDETVDDGPSIPIKIQKNHPSSQIIGGMREEVQTRKKDKIDYRKMVGLVCMSTMYSQVRFSCFVSQLEPKNVDEALKDEFWINAMHDELEEFIRNDVWTLVPCPDHGNIIGTKWIFKNKTDESGNIIRNKARLVSQGYTHVEGVDFDETFEPVARIESIRLLLAIACFMKIKLFQMDVKSAFLNGILCEEIYVRQPKGFEDPHNIDHVYKLKKALYGLKQAPRAWYGRLTEYLLEIGFKRGEHANDFVECMSTTFEMSMVGELHFFLGLQIKQMHDGIFLFQSKYAKNLIKKFANENTQHMKTPMGSNEKLSKDDAAENADNTLYRSIIGSLFWKWLHSTFVDESNDRRLWIKE